From Burkholderia cenocepacia, the proteins below share one genomic window:
- a CDS encoding NAD-dependent epimerase/dehydratase family protein translates to MNIDTDLPVMVTGATGYVAGWLVQRLLEAGVTVHAAVRDPDSPDKLEHLQRIAAGKPGTLRYFRADLLEPGSYADAMAGCGTVFHTASPFTVTVRDPQKELVDPALLGTRNVLETANRTPSVRRVVLTSSCAAIYGDNADLAATPDGVFTEAIWNTSSSLTHQPYSYSKTVAEREAWKIARQQQRWDLVTINPSLVIGPGINPYATSESFEIVRQMGNGTMKAGVPDLGLGAVDVRDVADAHLRAAFLPNANGRYIVSAHDTNLPAMAATLLERYGADYPIPRRILPKWLVWLIGPLANKSVTRRVVARNIGLPWRADNSRSRNELGMRYRPLAESMNDFFQQLVETGQLQR, encoded by the coding sequence ATGAATATCGATACCGACCTCCCCGTCATGGTCACCGGCGCGACCGGCTACGTCGCCGGTTGGCTCGTGCAGCGGCTGCTCGAGGCCGGCGTGACGGTCCATGCGGCCGTCCGCGACCCCGACAGCCCCGACAAGCTCGAGCATCTCCAGCGCATCGCGGCCGGCAAGCCCGGCACCCTCCGCTATTTCCGCGCGGACCTGCTCGAACCCGGGTCGTACGCCGACGCGATGGCCGGTTGCGGGACCGTGTTCCATACCGCGTCGCCCTTCACCGTCACCGTCCGCGATCCGCAGAAGGAGCTGGTCGATCCGGCGCTGCTCGGCACGCGCAACGTACTCGAGACGGCCAACCGCACGCCGTCGGTGCGGCGCGTCGTGCTGACCAGCAGTTGCGCGGCGATCTACGGCGACAACGCCGACCTCGCCGCGACGCCCGACGGTGTGTTCACCGAAGCAATCTGGAACACCAGTTCGTCGCTGACCCACCAGCCCTATTCGTATTCGAAGACGGTCGCCGAGCGCGAAGCGTGGAAGATCGCCCGCCAGCAGCAACGCTGGGATCTCGTCACCATCAACCCGTCGCTCGTGATCGGGCCGGGCATCAATCCGTACGCGACGTCGGAAAGCTTCGAAATCGTGCGGCAGATGGGCAACGGCACGATGAAGGCCGGCGTGCCGGATCTCGGCCTGGGTGCGGTGGATGTCCGCGACGTGGCCGATGCGCATCTGCGTGCGGCGTTCCTGCCGAACGCCAACGGCCGTTACATCGTGTCGGCGCACGACACGAACCTGCCGGCGATGGCCGCCACGCTGCTGGAACGGTATGGCGCCGACTACCCGATTCCGCGGCGCATCCTGCCGAAATGGCTGGTGTGGCTGATCGGCCCGCTCGCGAACAAGAGCGTGACGCGCCGCGTGGTCGCCCGCAACATCGGGCTGCCCTGGCGGGCCGACAACAGCCGCAGCCGCAACGAGCTCGGGATGCGCTATCGCCCGCTCGCCGAGTCGATGAACGACTTCTTCCAGCAGCTCGTCGAAACCGGGCAATTACAGAGATGA
- a CDS encoding AraC family transcriptional regulator — translation MNRFAISPGWQVMMVDLGLRADELLRRAQLPADLFTRPENGLTTREYFGLWRAMEDMANTPAVALRILDLLAVETFDPPLFAALCSPNLEIAIRRIGQFKPLIGPMRLRVSHEADALTLAVDFLERDVPPPGMLVAAELGFFVKLARLATRTELPARAVMLPRDVSPHPGYARFFGVTPQYGDAPSVSVALQDARRPFVTANHAMWQIFEPDLRRRLDALSAEAGIVERVRATLLELIPGGLATADGVAQTLAISKRTLQRRLGDEGANFKTLLAEVREKLAWHYLDRSDLPYSQIAFLLGYQDPNSFFRAFNEWTGMTPEAARSRTAR, via the coding sequence ATGAACCGCTTCGCGATCTCGCCCGGCTGGCAGGTCATGATGGTCGACCTTGGCCTGCGCGCCGACGAACTGCTGCGGCGCGCGCAGTTGCCCGCCGATCTGTTCACGCGCCCCGAGAACGGGTTGACGACCCGCGAGTACTTCGGCCTGTGGCGCGCGATGGAAGACATGGCGAATACGCCGGCCGTCGCGCTGCGCATCCTCGATCTGCTCGCCGTCGAAACCTTCGATCCGCCGCTGTTCGCCGCGTTGTGCAGCCCGAATCTGGAGATCGCGATCCGGCGCATCGGCCAGTTCAAGCCGCTGATCGGCCCGATGCGGTTGCGTGTGTCGCACGAGGCCGACGCGCTCACCCTCGCCGTCGACTTCCTGGAACGCGACGTACCGCCGCCCGGCATGCTGGTCGCGGCCGAACTCGGCTTCTTCGTGAAACTCGCGCGGCTGGCGACCCGCACCGAGTTGCCCGCGCGCGCCGTCATGCTGCCGCGCGACGTCAGCCCCCATCCCGGCTATGCGCGCTTTTTCGGCGTGACGCCGCAGTACGGCGATGCGCCTTCCGTGAGCGTGGCGCTGCAGGATGCGCGGCGTCCGTTCGTGACCGCGAACCATGCGATGTGGCAGATTTTCGAACCCGACCTGCGCCGCCGCCTCGACGCACTGTCGGCCGAGGCCGGCATCGTCGAGCGCGTGCGCGCGACGCTGCTCGAACTGATTCCGGGCGGGCTCGCCACCGCGGACGGCGTCGCGCAAACGCTTGCGATCAGCAAACGGACGCTGCAGCGGCGGCTCGGCGACGAAGGCGCGAACTTCAAGACCCTGCTTGCGGAAGTCCGCGAGAAGCTCGCGTGGCATTACCTCGATCGCTCGGATCTGCCCTACAGCCAGATCGCTTTCCTGCTCGGCTACCAGGACCCGAATTCGTTCTTCCGCGCATTCAATGAATGGACCGGAATGACGCCCGAAGCCGCCCGTTCACGCACGGCGCGTTGA
- a CDS encoding H-NS family nucleoid-associated regulatory protein, translating into MATYKELKAQMDALAEKAEAARAAEFQAVVDDIRTKVAEYGITEKDIFGTRRGRPAKQAGAPVQAKYRDPKTGATWSGRGRAPAWIKDAKNRNRFLIQE; encoded by the coding sequence ATGGCAACTTACAAGGAACTGAAGGCTCAAATGGACGCTTTGGCCGAGAAAGCCGAAGCCGCGCGCGCCGCTGAATTCCAGGCGGTCGTCGACGACATCCGCACCAAAGTCGCGGAATACGGCATTACCGAGAAAGACATTTTCGGTACACGCCGTGGTCGGCCGGCCAAACAAGCGGGCGCCCCCGTGCAGGCAAAGTATCGCGATCCGAAGACCGGGGCGACCTGGTCGGGCCGCGGTCGCGCGCCCGCATGGATCAAGGATGCGAAGAATCGCAATCGATTCCTGATTCAGGAATAA
- a CDS encoding RidA family protein: MNRDDKLKQVAAEFGFDPDETIRIGGKYTPVLVDGSTAYIAGQVPRIGEVVHFVGVVGESVSLDDGRRAAGISALRALSLIRKHCGTLDAIATVPRMTVYVRSAPGFTMQSEVADGASDVLVAVLGDAGIHTRSSVGVLQLPKGASVEADFIFGLKRSGTPG, from the coding sequence ATGAACAGGGATGACAAACTGAAACAGGTCGCAGCCGAATTCGGATTCGATCCGGACGAAACGATCAGGATCGGCGGAAAGTACACGCCCGTTCTGGTCGACGGAAGCACGGCCTACATTGCCGGCCAGGTGCCGCGAATCGGTGAAGTCGTGCATTTCGTCGGCGTCGTGGGCGAATCCGTTTCGCTGGACGATGGCCGCCGGGCAGCCGGTATCTCGGCGCTGCGCGCGCTGTCGCTGATCCGCAAGCATTGCGGCACGCTCGATGCGATCGCGACGGTACCGCGCATGACCGTGTACGTGCGAAGCGCGCCCGGCTTCACGATGCAGAGCGAAGTGGCCGACGGCGCGTCGGACGTGTTGGTCGCGGTGCTCGGCGACGCCGGCATCCATACGCGTTCGTCGGTCGGCGTGCTGCAATTGCCGAAGGGCGCGTCGGTCGAAGCCGATTTCATTTTCGGCTTGAAGCGCAGCGGCACGCCCGGCTGA